From Methanocalculus natronophilus, one genomic window encodes:
- the cbiM gene encoding cobalt transporter CbiM, translating to MVHISDGILPMPVVAAGWIITILLLAITYRWAGRQDDLTQQIPKLSVMVGAFFVASLIHIDIPPSSAHLILNGLVGIVLGPLSYIGIFIGLTLQALLFQHGGITVIGVNALILGVPALICYLSFLIASGRGLPLTLIGGICGGFAVSASVCLLVATLVISGSEFRAVAGLLAIAHIPIIITEAIITGVIVGYLVRVKPELLPIHLKGEKK from the coding sequence ATGGTTCATATATCTGATGGCATTCTTCCCATGCCGGTGGTTGCAGCCGGATGGATTATCACCATTCTCCTGCTTGCAATAACCTATCGCTGGGCGGGCAGGCAGGATGATCTGACGCAACAGATCCCAAAACTGTCTGTGATGGTGGGTGCGTTCTTTGTTGCCTCGCTCATCCATATCGACATACCACCGTCCAGCGCCCACCTTATCCTAAACGGGCTTGTCGGTATTGTGCTTGGTCCGCTCTCCTATATTGGCATCTTCATCGGCCTCACGCTCCAGGCGCTGCTCTTCCAGCATGGAGGTATCACCGTCATCGGTGTCAATGCCCTGATACTGGGTGTCCCCGCCCTCATCTGCTATCTCAGCTTCCTGATCGCTTCTGGACGCGGACTGCCGCTCACGCTCATTGGCGGGATCTGTGGCGGGTTTGCCGTTTCTGCAAGTGTCTGCCTCCTGGTTGCAACCCTTGTCATCTCAGGGAGCGAATTTCGGGCAGTTGCAGGTCTCCTCGCGATTGCGCATATCCCGATTATCATCACCGAAGCGATCATAACAGGAGTGATAGTTGGATACCTGGTACGCGTGAAACCTGAATTACTACCCATACACCTGAAGGGAGAGAAAAAATGA
- a CDS encoding PGF-CTERM sorting domain-containing protein: MNTMKQISIACISVVCILAFLFMPASAHQDAVEDEIAEIIEHADDLFDLAEVIHDESQAIYRDETVSEEIRDLAHLVHMAAHELEHIAEHLQEDAAELEILGAEPIANRAAINLILADMREEIAEYTELLDSQHDNIHELEYNVLESHIQHADAIHDAAHKAERDARHLLRHIDALEAALDDAASPQAPSAPAESPGFSALAALAGIMAVVYAIRRQ; this comes from the coding sequence ATGAACACAATGAAACAAATCAGTATTGCCTGTATTTCAGTCGTATGTATCCTTGCATTCCTTTTTATGCCGGCATCGGCACACCAGGATGCTGTCGAAGACGAGATTGCCGAGATCATCGAACATGCAGATGATCTCTTTGATCTTGCAGAAGTCATCCATGATGAATCACAGGCGATCTATAGAGATGAGACAGTCTCTGAAGAGATCCGGGATCTCGCTCACCTGGTTCACATGGCAGCCCACGAGCTTGAGCATATCGCAGAACACCTGCAGGAGGATGCAGCAGAGCTTGAAATCCTTGGTGCAGAACCCATTGCAAACCGGGCCGCAATCAACTTAATTCTCGCAGATATGAGAGAGGAGATTGCTGAATACACCGAATTACTCGATTCCCAGCATGACAACATCCATGAACTCGAGTATAATGTTTTAGAATCGCATATCCAGCATGCAGACGCAATCCATGATGCTGCACATAAGGCTGAACGCGATGCACGGCATCTGCTGAGGCATATAGATGCGCTTGAAGCAGCACTTGACGATGCTGCGTCACCACAGGCACCATCTGCGCCTGCTGAGAGCCCCGGGTTCTCTGCACTTGCCGCACTTGCGGGGATCATGGCTGTTGTGTATGCCATACGGAGGCAGTAA
- the cbiM gene encoding cobalt transporter CbiM: protein MHISDGVLPMPVVVAGWIITIILLAATLKWASRHGDIAAEIPKLSVMTGAFFVASLIHIDIPPSSAHLILNGLVGIVLGPLSYIALFIGLTLQALLFQHGGITVLGINAMMIGIPALLCYLAFLTAAGRQVSLPLIGGISGGLGVFLTMCILVLILVISGSEFRAVAGVLAVAHIPIIIIEAIVTGAVIGYLARVKPELLPFQLRGEKK, encoded by the coding sequence ATGCACATATCTGACGGGGTTCTTCCCATGCCGGTGGTTGTAGCAGGCTGGATCATCACCATCATCCTGCTTGCCGCCACACTTAAGTGGGCATCACGACATGGCGATATCGCAGCTGAGATACCAAAGCTCTCGGTGATGACCGGAGCATTCTTTGTCGCCTCGCTCATTCACATCGACATCCCCCCATCAAGCGCCCATCTTATCTTAAATGGCCTTGTGGGAATTGTACTTGGGCCACTCAGCTACATCGCGCTCTTCATCGGCCTGACGCTGCAGGCACTGCTCTTCCAGCACGGCGGTATAACCGTCCTCGGCATCAATGCCATGATGATCGGAATTCCTGCTCTTCTCTGCTACCTGGCATTCCTCACTGCCGCAGGGCGGCAGGTTTCCCTCCCCCTTATCGGAGGGATATCCGGCGGACTTGGTGTATTCCTGACGATGTGTATCCTGGTTTTGATCCTCGTCATCTCCGGTTCAGAGTTTCGTGCCGTCGCTGGCGTCCTTGCTGTTGCACATATCCCGATCATCATCATAGAAGCGATTGTCACCGGTGCGGTGATTGGATATCTCGCACGTGTCAAACCTGAATTATTGCCTTTTCAACTGAGAGGAGAGAAGAAATGA
- the cbiQ gene encoding cobalt ECF transporter T component CbiQ, producing the protein MDYPDIDKYANLNSAIHRLEPRCKVISFTILIFSAVFVETLHLALLALLIAITILIISRLPLAFVVRRSKVILVFILPILILMPLTVPGTPLWQAGPVIFSEEGFFFALLITLRSVAAITLVLTLLGTQRFDTTLKALSLLKVPGILIQMLFFTYRYIYVMMDEFLSIWSAMRAKGYSFRLNRYGLSIIGNLVGMLLVKSYERAERVFLGMQAKGYQGRPMSFAPFAIRRSDCFMCLILISIAGGLLIYPLVIT; encoded by the coding sequence ATGGATTACCCTGATATCGACAAATATGCCAATCTGAATTCTGCGATTCACCGGCTTGAGCCACGGTGCAAGGTGATCTCCTTCACCATCCTTATCTTCTCTGCAGTCTTTGTCGAGACGCTCCACCTTGCGCTTCTGGCCCTGCTCATCGCAATCACAATCCTGATCATCTCCCGGCTCCCGCTCGCCTTCGTCGTCAGGCGCTCAAAAGTCATCCTGGTATTTATCCTTCCCATCCTGATCCTGATGCCCCTCACCGTGCCCGGCACTCCCCTCTGGCAGGCAGGCCCGGTCATCTTCTCAGAAGAGGGTTTCTTCTTTGCGCTCCTGATCACGCTCAGATCAGTTGCTGCAATCACTCTTGTCCTGACGCTCCTTGGCACACAGCGGTTTGATACCACCCTCAAAGCACTCTCCCTCCTGAAGGTGCCGGGGATACTCATCCAGATGCTCTTCTTCACGTACCGCTACATCTATGTCATGATGGATGAGTTCCTCAGCATCTGGAGTGCAATGCGGGCAAAAGGCTATTCATTCAGGCTGAATCGGTACGGGCTGTCAATCATCGGCAATCTCGTCGGTATGCTCCTTGTGAAGAGCTACGAGCGGGCTGAGCGAGTCTTCCTTGGGATGCAGGCAAAAGGCTACCAGGGCAGGCCAATGAGTTTCGCACCGTTTGCAATCAGGAGATCTGATTGTTTTATGTGTCTGATCCTCATATCCATTGCAGGAGGACTCCTGATTTATCCACTGGTGATCACATGA
- a CDS encoding energy-coupling factor ABC transporter ATP-binding protein: MKEAVTIENLHHHYPDGTVSLKEISLTVHEGERLAIIGQNGAGKTTLFLHLNGSIKSMEDNVHIFGQNVRHMKIEERIQKVGVVFQDPDDQLFMPTLYDDVAFGPTNMGLSREDVDRRVREALETVGLTGFEDRVPHHMSYGEKKRAALAAVLSMEPRILILDEPTANLDPKNRALLIQLINRLNQEKGITTIVAMHDVNAVSQMADRVVVLNTTIVADGKPNSIFSDGDLLKKNNLEAPEVYKLFRIMECYGYCCSDHPPLAAHDAPGAFDTSLMANGGAITLKRHQRTEEELLNLLANFEY; encoded by the coding sequence ATGAAGGAAGCCGTGACAATAGAGAACTTACACCATCACTACCCGGACGGCACCGTCTCCCTGAAGGAGATCTCACTCACTGTCCATGAGGGAGAGCGGCTTGCCATCATCGGGCAGAACGGTGCCGGGAAGACCACCCTCTTCCTCCACTTAAACGGCTCTATCAAGAGCATGGAAGATAATGTGCATATCTTCGGGCAGAATGTCCGCCACATGAAGATTGAGGAGCGGATACAGAAGGTCGGCGTCGTCTTCCAGGATCCCGACGACCAGCTCTTCATGCCCACGCTCTACGATGATGTGGCATTTGGCCCAACCAACATGGGACTCTCACGTGAGGACGTGGACAGGCGGGTTCGTGAAGCCCTTGAGACAGTCGGGCTCACCGGGTTTGAAGACCGTGTCCCCCACCATATGAGCTATGGCGAGAAGAAGCGTGCTGCCCTTGCCGCTGTCCTCTCAATGGAGCCGAGGATACTGATTCTGGATGAACCGACTGCAAACCTAGACCCAAAAAACCGTGCACTCCTGATCCAGCTGATTAACCGGCTGAACCAGGAGAAGGGTATCACCACCATCGTTGCCATGCATGATGTGAATGCCGTCTCGCAGATGGCTGACCGGGTGGTGGTTTTGAATACCACAATCGTTGCAGATGGCAAGCCAAACAGCATCTTCTCTGACGGGGATCTTTTGAAGAAGAACAACCTCGAAGCACCGGAAGTCTACAAGCTCTTCAGGATCATGGAGTGTTACGGGTATTGCTGCTCTGATCATCCTCCGCTTGCGGCACATGATGCTCCCGGCGCCTTTGATACATCACTTATGGCAAACGGGGGGGCAATTACATTGAAGAGGCATCAGCGAACCGAAGAGGAGCTTCTGAACCTGCTGGCAAACTTTGAATACTGA
- a CDS encoding cobyrinate a,c-diamide synthase → MPKREIRIPRIIIAGTHSGCGKTTIATGLMGALAARGLTVQPFKVGPDFIDPTHHTEICGRGSRNLDPFMMGRDEVLRTFVSASEGADIAVIEGVMGLFDGVDGTAESSTADVAKILSSPVILACDVKGMSRSVHALILGYTAYDPDVPFAGVIYNRGGSDRHRRMIGTDQDLQTLGWIPRRDDLQVKSRHLGLTMAGEGEGMRASRTVVEECCDLEEIIRAASAAPPLLQQVDDVSNANTRVRIGVAMDAAFCFYYAENLTKLRRAGADLTFFSPMTDPLPDVDALYLGGGYPELYAEALEKSPCRHQIRRAADNGLPIFGECGGLIYLSRSLQTHERTSAGVGAISADALMKSRFQALGYVDGTVTGDASRLPGSLNFRGHEFHYSAITPDTDCRYAFSLRRGKGIMDGKDGIIEGNTIAGYTHVYFTQQFADALLRFAGTNRSE, encoded by the coding sequence ATGCCAAAGAGAGAGATACGAATCCCACGAATCATAATCGCAGGCACCCACAGCGGATGCGGCAAGACAACGATTGCAACCGGGCTGATGGGAGCGCTTGCCGCCCGTGGGCTGACTGTCCAGCCCTTCAAGGTCGGGCCCGACTTCATTGACCCGACCCACCATACCGAGATCTGCGGCCGGGGTTCACGGAACCTTGACCCTTTCATGATGGGGAGGGATGAGGTTCTCCGCACCTTCGTCTCGGCATCTGAGGGAGCAGATATCGCCGTCATCGAAGGGGTGATGGGGCTCTTTGACGGGGTCGACGGGACAGCAGAATCAAGCACTGCCGATGTCGCAAAAATCCTCTCCTCCCCGGTTATCCTTGCCTGTGATGTGAAAGGGATGAGCCGGAGCGTCCACGCATTGATCCTTGGGTACACGGCCTATGATCCGGATGTCCCCTTTGCAGGCGTCATCTACAACCGGGGCGGATCTGATCGCCACCGCAGGATGATTGGCACTGATCAGGACCTGCAGACACTTGGCTGGATTCCCCGGCGGGATGACCTGCAGGTGAAGAGCCGCCACCTCGGCCTCACAATGGCTGGTGAAGGCGAGGGTATGCGTGCCAGCAGGACTGTGGTGGAAGAGTGCTGTGATCTGGAGGAGATCATCCGGGCAGCATCCGCAGCTCCCCCGCTCCTGCAGCAGGTTGACGATGTGAGCAATGCGAACACGAGGGTTCGGATCGGTGTTGCAATGGATGCAGCATTCTGTTTTTATTATGCAGAGAACCTCACAAAACTGAGGAGAGCGGGAGCAGATCTCACCTTCTTCTCACCCATGACTGATCCGCTTCCGGATGTCGATGCACTCTACCTCGGCGGCGGCTACCCCGAACTGTATGCGGAAGCACTTGAGAAGAGTCCGTGCAGGCACCAGATCAGAAGGGCCGCTGATAATGGACTTCCAATATTTGGGGAGTGCGGAGGGCTCATCTACCTCTCCCGTTCGCTTCAGACACATGAGAGAACGTCGGCTGGTGTCGGTGCCATTTCTGCTGATGCTCTGATGAAGAGCCGGTTCCAGGCACTCGGATATGTCGACGGAACCGTCACCGGCGACGCATCACGTCTCCCCGGAAGCCTCAACTTCCGTGGCCATGAGTTCCACTACTCTGCCATCACCCCGGATACCGACTGCCGGTATGCCTTCTCCCTCAGACGAGGCAAAGGTATTATGGATGGAAAAGACGGTATCATAGAGGGGAACACAATCGCCGGATACACCCACGTCTATTTCACACAACAGTTTGCAGATGCGCTTCTTCGGTTTGCCGGAACAAACAGATCAGAATGA
- a CDS encoding endonuclease Q family protein, with translation MIKTAADLHIHSCFSMATSKDMVPDRILSGCLTKGIGVIGSGDALHPKWRSMWEDTAADIVVVPTAEVEDLNRVHHLIMAETFDSFQVMQELLTPYCSHLETAGRPHVRLHGEEIAKIVHEAGGVIGPAHAFTPWRSVYSAWSSLADCYGDEEVFFLELGLSADSRDGAGISELTGIPFLTNSDAHSPVPEKLGRECTVLDLGDRTVASVFSAVRNMQILMNIGFFPEEGKYNRTACTRCYSQFTLEEAARLKWKCPHDRGRIKKGVSDRARELSGSEVTERPPYIHIIPLAEIIANRLGTSSPRTKRCRALYDELIETFGNELSILLDLPVAEIRDVHPGVGDAVAAFREGTVVLHPGGGGKYGTFSF, from the coding sequence ATGATCAAAACTGCTGCGGATCTCCATATTCATTCCTGTTTTTCGATGGCAACCTCAAAGGATATGGTTCCTGACCGTATCCTCTCCGGCTGCCTGACCAAGGGTATCGGCGTTATCGGGAGTGGTGATGCGCTGCACCCGAAATGGCGGAGTATGTGGGAGGATACAGCTGCTGATATCGTTGTTGTCCCGACAGCAGAAGTTGAGGATCTGAATCGTGTCCATCATCTCATCATGGCAGAGACATTTGATTCTTTCCAGGTGATGCAGGAGCTGCTCACGCCGTACTGCTCCCACCTTGAGACTGCAGGCAGGCCGCATGTCAGGCTGCATGGTGAGGAGATTGCAAAAATCGTCCATGAGGCTGGCGGGGTGATCGGCCCTGCACACGCCTTCACACCCTGGCGTTCTGTCTATTCTGCCTGGTCTTCGCTTGCTGACTGTTATGGTGACGAAGAGGTCTTTTTTCTTGAACTGGGGCTCTCAGCAGACAGCCGTGATGGTGCCGGGATCAGCGAGCTTACCGGCATCCCGTTTCTGACAAACTCCGATGCCCACAGCCCGGTGCCGGAGAAGCTTGGACGCGAATGTACGGTGCTTGATCTTGGAGATCGAACAGTCGCTTCGGTCTTTTCCGCTGTCAGGAATATGCAGATACTGATGAATATCGGCTTTTTCCCCGAAGAAGGGAAGTACAACCGGACTGCCTGCACCCGGTGCTATTCACAGTTTACGCTTGAGGAGGCAGCTCGCCTGAAATGGAAATGTCCGCATGATCGGGGGCGGATCAAGAAAGGCGTCTCGGACCGCGCCCGCGAACTCTCAGGCAGCGAGGTGACAGAGAGGCCGCCGTATATCCATATCATCCCGCTTGCCGAGATCATCGCAAACCGGCTCGGCACCAGCTCTCCACGGACGAAGAGATGCCGCGCTCTCTATGATGAGCTGATTGAAACGTTTGGCAATGAACTCTCAATCCTGCTTGATCTGCCTGTTGCAGAGATCCGGGATGTGCATCCGGGTGTTGGAGATGCAGTCGCCGCCTTCCGTGAGGGAACGGTAGTCCTGCATCCGGGCGGCGGCGGAAAGTACGGAACCTTCTCATTCTGA
- a CDS encoding proteasome assembly chaperone family protein, with translation MDPVMVTLTVDDPEKYAAPILIEGLPGVGHVGKLVADHIVDELEGEYLGEIVSYHFPPQVFVDNEGVARLPKNELYHVATDPPVLLLTGDCQSTSPEGHYILTETYLDLAERFGVKRIYTLGGYGVGRLVEEPRVLCAAGSPGLLEEAENAGAVFIRDEPPGGIIGAAGLLLGLGSRRGMEGIALLGETSGYLVDPISAGSVLTVLSQLLGLEIDPSRLQETAEELEGALEKLKESEEVREQEDLSYIG, from the coding sequence ATGGATCCGGTAATGGTAACACTTACAGTAGATGATCCTGAGAAGTATGCAGCCCCGATCCTGATCGAAGGGCTGCCGGGAGTTGGTCATGTTGGCAAGCTTGTCGCTGATCATATTGTTGATGAGCTTGAAGGCGAGTACCTGGGCGAGATCGTCTCGTATCACTTCCCTCCACAGGTCTTTGTGGATAATGAGGGTGTTGCCAGGCTCCCAAAGAACGAACTCTACCATGTGGCAACAGATCCTCCGGTTCTTCTGCTGACAGGAGACTGCCAGAGCACCTCTCCTGAAGGCCACTATATCCTCACTGAGACGTACCTCGATCTTGCAGAACGGTTTGGGGTGAAGCGGATCTATACTCTCGGGGGCTATGGTGTCGGGAGGCTTGTTGAGGAGCCACGGGTGCTCTGTGCCGCAGGTTCACCCGGCCTTCTGGAAGAGGCCGAGAATGCAGGCGCGGTCTTCATCCGTGATGAACCTCCAGGCGGGATCATCGGTGCTGCCGGTCTCCTTCTTGGCCTTGGTTCACGCCGGGGCATGGAAGGAATCGCTCTTCTTGGCGAGACCTCCGGATACCTTGTTGATCCAATCAGTGCAGGCTCTGTTCTCACCGTGCTCTCGCAGCTCCTCGGGCTGGAGATTGATCCCTCACGGCTCCAGGAGACGGCTGAAGAGCTTGAGGGCGCGCTTGAGAAGCTGAAAGAGTCCGAAGAGGTCCGTGAGCAGGAAGATCTCTCCTATATCGGATAG
- a CDS encoding RNA-protein complex protein Nop10: protein MKGRIRECPVDGTITLSDQCSVCGGSTRSVHPPRFSPQDRYGRYRRMMKEWIR, encoded by the coding sequence ATGAAAGGCCGGATACGGGAGTGCCCGGTGGATGGCACTATCACTCTTTCAGATCAATGCAGCGTCTGCGGAGGCTCAACACGGAGTGTCCATCCCCCACGTTTCTCACCACAGGATCGGTACGGCCGATACAGGAGGATGATGAAGGAATGGATCCGGTAA
- a CDS encoding translation initiation factor IF-2 subunit alpha: MSERNWPEDGELVVCTVVDVKDFAAFVTLDEYGARPGLIPISEIARGWIKYIRDYIREGQKVVCKVLHVDTSRGHIDLSLKDVNDHQRREKIQEWKNEQKAQKWIGFASEASGVDPARITEILHSEYAMLYPFFEDLVVMGDEITSRFDLPESAVKALVEVAHDNVKVQKVMISGIIDMMSDKPDGVNVIRRALRSAETKLPGVEVEITYLGAPRYQIKVTAPDYKVAEKAIEKVAANTIGVVERAGGTGKLIRKQK; this comes from the coding sequence ATGAGTGAGAGGAACTGGCCCGAGGATGGAGAACTGGTCGTCTGCACAGTTGTTGATGTCAAGGACTTTGCAGCGTTTGTGACCCTGGACGAATATGGTGCACGTCCGGGTCTCATCCCGATCTCCGAGATTGCGCGTGGATGGATAAAATATATCCGTGACTATATCCGTGAAGGACAGAAAGTTGTCTGTAAGGTCCTTCACGTCGATACTTCCCGTGGGCATATCGACCTCTCATTAAAGGATGTAAACGATCACCAGCGTCGCGAGAAGATCCAGGAGTGGAAGAACGAGCAGAAGGCCCAGAAATGGATAGGGTTTGCGAGTGAGGCTTCCGGTGTCGATCCCGCACGGATCACCGAGATACTTCACTCTGAATATGCCATGCTCTATCCGTTCTTTGAGGATCTTGTCGTGATGGGCGATGAGATAACAAGCCGCTTCGATCTGCCCGAATCTGCTGTAAAGGCGCTGGTTGAGGTTGCACATGATAATGTCAAGGTCCAGAAGGTGATGATCTCAGGCATCATCGATATGATGTCAGACAAGCCCGATGGGGTCAACGTCATCAGGCGCGCACTCAGGAGTGCTGAGACAAAACTGCCTGGTGTTGAGGTTGAAATCACCTACCTTGGTGCTCCACGGTACCAGATCAAGGTCACCGCTCCTGATTACAAGGTGGCCGAGAAGGCGATCGAGAAGGTTGCTGCAAATACCATTGGTGTTGTCGAGCGGGCAGGCGGAACCGGAAAGCTGATCCGGAAACAGAAATAA
- a CDS encoding 30S ribosomal protein S27e, whose amino-acid sequence MVQLNRETRSRFVRVKCPDCENEQVVFEKASTAVDCIVCGHVLAETTGGKALIKAEIVTAFE is encoded by the coding sequence ATGGTTCAGTTAAACCGTGAAACCCGGAGCAGGTTTGTCAGGGTAAAATGCCCTGACTGCGAGAATGAACAGGTAGTCTTTGAGAAAGCAAGCACTGCTGTTGACTGTATCGTCTGCGGGCATGTCCTGGCAGAAACAACCGGCGGCAAAGCACTGATAAAGGCTGAGATCGTAACTGCATTTGAGTGA
- a CDS encoding 50S ribosomal protein L44e translates to MKRPGKFNTYCPFCRTHTEHEIEKVKKGKTTGLHWIDRQKARRSTVGNMGKFNKVPGGDKPTKKINVRYRCGTCKKAHLRKGYRIAKFELTE, encoded by the coding sequence ATGAAAAGACCAGGCAAATTTAATACATATTGTCCGTTCTGCAGGACACACACAGAACATGAGATCGAGAAAGTGAAGAAGGGTAAAACCACGGGTCTTCACTGGATCGACCGGCAGAAGGCACGCAGGTCAACTGTTGGGAATATGGGCAAGTTCAACAAGGTTCCTGGTGGCGACAAGCCAACCAAGAAGATCAATGTCAGGTACCGTTGCGGCACATGCAAGAAAGCCCACCTCCGAAAGGGGTACCGCATCGCCAAGTTCGAACTGACGGAGTGA
- a CDS encoding DNA primase small subunit domain-containing protein has translation MKPATIEFLRNRFSDYYSGRIRMTAPLRVPEALDSREWGFMFFGTKSTPGMRRHLSFPGPEDLYSYLRSMTPAHVFYSTAYYEHPAAPTMEEKGWSGADLIFDLDADHIMRGPYDQMLARVKTELLKLISMLSNECGIDANRELSVVFSGGRGYHIHLHSLAMRSWKSAERRELADYVCGTGLFLPAVLADAKRPDRGWRLRAKNALRATLTHLQSLPRDDQARLISSVAGVSKDGAEKFIKRLPGLIQSLEYGEFGSCIHDPVILSMASDQDSLLSQEIADRAALADEPVTTDIKRLIRHPSSLHGGSGLRVTPLAVREIDEFDPLIDAVVFSDRPVRIESSFETSMPMLGSSYTISKGTNTVPEALAVFLCGRGIAELVGDGN, from the coding sequence ATGAAGCCCGCAACAATAGAGTTTCTCAGGAACCGGTTCTCTGATTACTATTCCGGGAGAATCAGGATGACAGCACCTCTCCGCGTACCGGAGGCGCTCGACTCACGGGAGTGGGGTTTCATGTTCTTTGGAACAAAAAGCACACCTGGTATGCGGCGCCATCTTTCTTTTCCAGGCCCGGAGGATCTCTACTCGTACCTCCGGTCGATGACACCCGCCCATGTCTTCTATTCGACTGCCTATTATGAACACCCGGCTGCACCGACAATGGAGGAGAAGGGATGGAGCGGTGCGGATCTCATCTTCGATCTTGATGCCGATCATATCATGCGCGGACCCTATGACCAGATGCTTGCACGTGTCAAGACAGAACTTCTGAAACTCATCTCCATGCTCAGCAATGAATGCGGAATCGATGCAAACCGTGAACTGTCGGTGGTCTTCTCAGGAGGAAGGGGGTATCATATTCATCTCCATTCGCTTGCGATGCGGTCATGGAAGAGTGCTGAGCGGCGGGAACTGGCAGATTATGTCTGTGGGACAGGCCTCTTTCTGCCGGCTGTCCTTGCAGATGCAAAACGGCCTGATCGCGGCTGGAGGCTCAGGGCAAAAAATGCGCTCCGTGCAACACTGACCCACCTCCAGTCCCTTCCCCGTGATGACCAGGCACGTCTCATCTCCTCTGTTGCGGGGGTCTCAAAGGATGGTGCGGAAAAATTCATAAAACGGCTTCCCGGTCTTATCCAGTCGCTTGAGTACGGTGAGTTTGGATCCTGCATTCATGATCCGGTCATTCTCTCAATGGCTTCTGACCAGGACAGCCTCCTTTCCCAGGAGATTGCAGACCGCGCAGCGCTTGCGGATGAGCCGGTGACAACCGATATCAAACGGCTTATCCGCCACCCGTCATCTCTCCACGGGGGAAGCGGGCTCCGGGTGACGCCGCTTGCAGTCCGTGAGATCGATGAGTTTGATCCCCTCATCGATGCCGTTGTCTTCTCTGATCGTCCCGTCCGTATCGAATCATCTTTTGAGACATCAATGCCAATGCTTGGGAGTAGTTATACGATATCAAAAGGTACAAACACTGTTCCCGAGGCACTTGCGGTCTTTCTCTGCGGCCGCGGGATAGCAGAGCTGGTGGGGGATGGAAATTGA